Proteins encoded within one genomic window of Spirochaeta cellobiosiphila DSM 17781:
- a CDS encoding CheR family methyltransferase, protein MFELSDKDFEYIRKRIYDYARINLTEKKRSLVIARLSKKIRRMGLNSFEEYIHLIKENENEGKEFQDMVDALSTNYSTFFREGHHFQFLEEVIYPGSKDNLKIWSAASSSGQEIFSILISLKEFERNHHQKINHKFYASDVSSDILRKACQGVYNHQEVKNIEPHVRERYFLKGVKKYSDLVKVKSEFKKDIVFFKLNLMDDEYRLPKMDVIFLRNVIIYFDRPTKVEVMTKMYRQLKPGGYLILGHSESMAGLSSDFELVGKTIYRRRD, encoded by the coding sequence ATGTTTGAATTATCAGATAAAGATTTTGAATATATTCGAAAAAGAATTTATGACTATGCTAGAATAAACCTCACTGAAAAAAAAAGATCACTTGTTATTGCCAGACTATCTAAAAAGATCCGAAGAATGGGACTTAATAGTTTTGAAGAGTATATTCATCTTATTAAAGAAAATGAGAATGAAGGAAAAGAATTCCAGGATATGGTTGATGCTTTATCAACGAACTATTCAACTTTTTTTAGGGAAGGACACCACTTTCAGTTCCTGGAAGAGGTCATCTATCCAGGCTCAAAAGATAATTTAAAAATATGGTCTGCCGCTTCTTCTTCAGGACAAGAAATTTTCTCCATTCTAATTAGCCTAAAAGAATTTGAAAGAAATCATCATCAGAAGATAAATCATAAATTTTATGCTTCTGATGTTTCCAGTGATATTCTTCGCAAAGCATGCCAAGGCGTTTACAATCACCAGGAAGTAAAAAATATTGAACCCCATGTTAGGGAGCGATATTTTCTTAAGGGTGTCAAGAAATACTCAGACCTTGTAAAAGTTAAATCTGAGTTTAAAAAAGATATTGTTTTTTTTAAGTTAAATCTGATGGATGATGAGTATCGTTTGCCTAAAATGGATGTCATTTTCTTAAGGAATGTAATCATTTATTTCGACCGCCCTACAAAAGTAGAAGTCATGACCAAGATGTATAGGCAGTTAAAACCTGGAGGTTATCTAATATTAGGTCATAGCGAAAGTATGGCTGGATTATCAAGTGATTTTGAACTGGTGGGTAAAACAATCTACAGAAGGAGGGACTAA
- a CDS encoding PilZ domain-containing protein, with product MGATIVLSQTNDHSLWSTLLPGRSLHNAQDLKQAFLYQINNPNIDSYIIDIDISFEKLLEMISYIHYLNGLVHVYIHINHLLGDITKNVSQLHVLEDVGELPRLLKDIPPDHRQYNRGHWPIQCEYWFPSQPDLRYEGMILSLSSGGCFIQTKDIHRDQVISMYVLFKDFRFLVEGRVLRRNSDTDQSSGIAVEFENVTPQTLKYIDEIINKKILSHLLVLLGEKEGDSEDS from the coding sequence TTGGGTGCCACTATAGTCTTAAGTCAGACAAATGATCATTCCTTATGGAGTACATTACTTCCAGGTCGTTCTCTTCATAATGCACAGGATTTAAAGCAAGCTTTTTTATATCAAATAAATAATCCTAATATAGACTCCTATATTATTGATATCGACATTTCCTTTGAGAAACTATTAGAGATGATCAGTTACATCCATTATCTAAATGGCTTGGTACATGTGTATATACATATCAATCATTTATTAGGGGATATAACTAAAAATGTCAGCCAATTACATGTCTTGGAGGATGTTGGTGAGTTACCTCGACTACTAAAAGATATACCACCAGATCATCGTCAATATAATAGGGGGCATTGGCCCATACAATGTGAGTATTGGTTCCCCAGTCAACCAGATTTGCGATATGAAGGTATGATTTTGTCTCTGTCTTCAGGGGGCTGTTTTATTCAGACAAAAGATATACACCGTGATCAAGTAATAAGTATGTATGTGTTATTTAAAGATTTTCGATTTCTAGTCGAAGGACGTGTTTTGCGGAGGAATTCTGATACTGATCAAAGTTCTGGAATTGCAGTTGAATTCGAGAATGTAACGCCTCAAACTTTAAAATATATTGATGAGATCATTAATAAGAAAATCCTTTCTCATCTCTTAGTATTGCTAGGAGAAAAAGAGGGTGATAGTGAGGATAGTTAA
- a CDS encoding chemotaxis protein CheW, with translation MSDMSSFLGEDKEDEDMLVSQLNMDVSNQYVVFSVGEEEYGIPILSVQEIISMPNLTKLPGVPEFIPGIINLRGNIIPLYVLRSKFELTLHELDKNTIVIIVQIGDAKMKTVGFIVDAVSDVVSIDKENLRDTPEFSGNVDVRYVDKIGHIGSRMIILIDLDSFFSEKETVMLESVTEMKSSN, from the coding sequence ATGAGTGATATGTCAAGTTTCCTAGGAGAAGATAAAGAAGATGAAGATATGTTGGTGTCCCAACTTAACATGGATGTATCTAATCAATATGTTGTTTTCTCTGTTGGAGAAGAAGAATACGGAATTCCCATTTTATCTGTCCAGGAAATTATCTCTATGCCTAACCTAACTAAGCTTCCAGGTGTTCCTGAGTTTATTCCTGGAATCATTAATTTACGTGGAAATATCATACCCTTATATGTTTTGAGAAGTAAGTTTGAGTTAACCCTACATGAACTGGACAAAAATACAATTGTCATCATTGTACAAATTGGTGATGCAAAGATGAAAACTGTTGGGTTTATAGTTGATGCTGTATCAGATGTTGTTAGTATCGATAAGGAGAATCTAAGGGACACTCCAGAGTTCAGCGGGAATGTGGATGTACGATATGTGGATAAGATAGGACATATTGGTTCCCGCATGATTATATTAATTGATTTGGATAGTTTTTTCTCAGAAAAAGAAACGGTCATGCTGGAAAGTGTAACAGAAATGAAAAGTTCAAATTAA
- a CDS encoding STAS domain-containing protein: MSIVKEQKGTYCLLRVDAQSLLNSEATQLKEIAQELIQDGVTEISLDLSKTQYIDSSGIGKILFINKKLTSINGTFAIEIIGRKLYEFFDSLAITKVMDIKKVIDS, translated from the coding sequence ATGAGTATTGTTAAAGAACAGAAGGGTACTTATTGTTTATTAAGGGTTGATGCTCAATCCTTGTTAAATTCTGAAGCCACCCAACTAAAAGAAATAGCCCAAGAACTTATACAAGACGGTGTCACCGAAATATCCCTTGATCTTAGTAAAACCCAATACATTGATAGTTCTGGGATTGGTAAAATCTTGTTTATCAATAAAAAACTTACATCCATAAATGGCACATTTGCTATTGAAATAATAGGCAGGAAGCTTTATGAATTTTTTGATTCTCTGGCCATAACAAAAGTAATGGACATAAAAAAAGTAATTGATTCTTAA
- a CDS encoding response regulator: protein MKTVFAVDDSPTARASIEYVLKKENLKVELSEDGIVALEKLKSYGQVDVFLLDVNMPKMSGIELIREIRKIPQYKFTPILFLTTESQESMKMEGKNAGASGWIVKPYEPEQLLGIINRFIGA from the coding sequence ATGAAGACTGTGTTTGCCGTAGATGATTCCCCTACTGCCAGGGCATCCATTGAATATGTATTAAAGAAAGAGAATCTTAAAGTTGAATTATCGGAAGACGGTATTGTTGCTTTGGAAAAGCTAAAGTCTTATGGGCAAGTGGATGTTTTCTTACTAGACGTTAATATGCCCAAAATGAGTGGCATTGAACTGATTCGTGAGATTCGTAAGATCCCCCAATACAAATTTACTCCAATACTTTTCTTGACGACAGAATCCCAGGAGTCTATGAAGATGGAAGGAAAGAATGCTGGTGCAAGTGGTTGGATTGTCAAACCCTATGAGCCAGAACAACTTCTTGGTATTATCAATAGATTTATAGGGGCGTAA
- a CDS encoding chemotaxis protein CheA: protein MSNPLYEIYIQETEENLLILEDRVIGIEDNPDDKEIINEAFRAIHSIKGGAGLAGFTKIKDFTHIVEDLFELLRNGSLTPDKDIVSVSLKTLDVLKIMLDNIKREEPEDSNIDTSELKAIILEIISNANGTVHEQKDSGHSSVQDDVSDHYYYLELTYYPDIFKSGIDPGMFISDLKSQGQIVYLHLNQNAFPIPEQFSPDTLYLSWNCFYKTSKTIKEIEDIFCFVIDESNINIHLLEPLFDNPEVANLLIDGKAITDFVEKPKKEAKVKEGEDESVKYRRSTDLSASSFIRVQTEKLEKIFNTVSELIISQAHLNLLADEYSEQVPEEFLSVADTLKESTRVLQEQVTSLRMMSLSSTFDRFKRVVRDIAIDLGKQVHLEISGQDTELDKNMIEKLNDPLKHIVRNSIDHGIETEQDRIALGKNPIGLLKLSAYIEDGKVIIEIEDDGKGVDREKLLEKAIEREIIKDSDNLTEAEVLNLIFHPGLSTAPKITDLSGRGVGMDVVKNSIRDLNGNIVITSSKNVGTCIKLHLPLTLAILDGMLVDIGAEKYIIPTLSILEIFRPLEEHIKTISGRGEVVFFRGDYIPMIRLHKIFHINNALDDVTKAELIVINSVGIKAALLVDNVLEQFQVVLKSLQKNFRKIENISSATILGNGDVALIVDIQNIVHNYATKQNV from the coding sequence ATGAGTAATCCCCTTTATGAAATATACATTCAAGAGACTGAAGAAAACTTATTAATCTTAGAAGATAGAGTCATTGGGATAGAAGATAATCCTGATGATAAAGAAATCATTAATGAAGCCTTCAGAGCTATTCACTCTATTAAAGGGGGTGCGGGTCTAGCAGGATTTACTAAAATAAAAGATTTTACTCATATTGTTGAAGATTTATTTGAGCTCTTAAGAAATGGATCTTTGACTCCTGATAAAGATATCGTTTCTGTTAGCTTAAAAACCCTGGATGTTCTTAAAATCATGCTTGATAATATTAAACGTGAGGAACCTGAAGATTCCAATATTGATACAAGTGAACTAAAAGCTATTATCTTAGAAATAATATCAAATGCCAATGGAACTGTTCATGAGCAAAAAGATTCTGGACATTCTTCAGTTCAGGATGATGTGTCTGATCACTATTATTATCTTGAACTTACTTACTATCCGGATATTTTTAAAAGTGGAATTGATCCGGGAATGTTTATTTCTGATCTTAAATCTCAAGGGCAAATTGTATATTTACATCTAAACCAAAATGCTTTTCCTATACCAGAGCAATTCTCTCCAGACACCCTTTATTTGAGTTGGAATTGCTTCTATAAAACTTCGAAAACAATAAAGGAGATAGAAGATATATTTTGCTTTGTTATTGATGAAAGCAATATAAATATTCATCTTTTGGAACCTCTGTTTGATAATCCTGAAGTTGCAAATCTTCTCATCGACGGGAAAGCTATAACAGATTTTGTTGAAAAACCCAAAAAGGAAGCTAAGGTAAAAGAAGGGGAAGATGAATCCGTAAAATATCGAAGATCAACAGATCTTAGCGCTTCTAGCTTTATTAGAGTACAGACTGAAAAGTTAGAGAAAATATTTAATACAGTTAGTGAATTGATTATATCACAAGCCCATCTTAATTTGCTGGCTGATGAATACTCAGAGCAAGTACCTGAAGAGTTTCTAAGTGTTGCAGATACCCTAAAAGAAAGTACAAGAGTATTACAGGAACAGGTAACCTCTTTGCGTATGATGAGTTTGTCTAGTACTTTTGATAGATTCAAGAGAGTAGTAAGGGACATTGCTATTGATCTTGGTAAACAGGTTCATCTTGAAATCAGTGGCCAAGATACAGAATTAGATAAAAACATGATTGAAAAGCTTAATGATCCTTTAAAACATATTGTTAGAAATAGTATTGATCATGGAATCGAAACAGAACAGGATAGAATCGCTCTGGGTAAAAATCCTATTGGTTTACTAAAACTGTCTGCTTATATAGAAGATGGTAAAGTCATCATAGAGATTGAAGATGATGGTAAGGGTGTTGATAGAGAAAAGCTATTGGAAAAAGCTATTGAACGGGAAATTATCAAGGATTCTGATAACTTAACAGAAGCTGAAGTTCTTAATCTTATTTTTCATCCCGGCTTGTCAACAGCACCAAAAATAACGGATCTATCCGGGCGTGGTGTAGGTATGGATGTTGTTAAAAATTCTATTAGGGATTTAAATGGCAATATTGTTATTACCTCCTCTAAAAATGTAGGTACCTGTATCAAACTGCACCTTCCTTTAACTTTGGCGATACTAGATGGCATGTTGGTTGATATAGGCGCAGAGAAATATATTATACCAACCTTATCCATTCTTGAGATTTTCAGACCATTGGAAGAGCACATTAAAACAATATCCGGAAGAGGGGAAGTCGTTTTCTTTCGCGGAGACTACATTCCTATGATTCGTTTACATAAAATATTCCATATAAATAATGCTCTTGATGATGTTACAAAAGCCGAACTTATAGTGATCAACTCTGTAGGTATAAAAGCTGCCCTTCTAGTGGATAATGTGTTGGAACAATTTCAAGTTGTTCTCAAATCGTTACAAAAAAACTTTCGCAAGATCGAAAACATATCAAGTGCAACAATACTAGGTAATGGAGATGTGGCATTAATAGTGGACATTCAAAATATTGTACACAACTATGCTACAAAACAAAATGTATAG
- a CDS encoding L-lactate dehydrogenase: protein MKISVIGAGMVGTDIVSYLFNVGNFTEIVLVDLNNEKSYAEIMDFRHTQSLFYTKNTKLSYGHYEDCSNSDVVIITAGAQVKKGDSRESIAQTNSRIVVDIVHQLEKYTPQSILIFVTNPVDVVTYFAIKESSFPAHRVMSSGTLLDTSRLAYHLSNQFKIDPKNINAFVFGEHGKTCFVPWSLCNIFGNNLDQFTSNNNLPSLNKEEIEKYVIDSGFDIFLKKGNTNHGIAASIYRIVRAIAVNEKSILPVGVYIEDSYGIKDVVLALPAVISQKGIEQVLQISLTNEELQRLAQSADFLKTTINSVNL from the coding sequence ATGAAAATATCCGTCATTGGAGCTGGAATGGTGGGAACAGACATTGTTTCCTATCTATTCAATGTTGGGAATTTTACTGAGATAGTCTTAGTAGATTTGAACAATGAAAAGTCCTATGCAGAGATCATGGATTTCAGGCATACACAGAGCTTATTCTACACAAAGAATACAAAACTTAGTTATGGTCATTATGAAGATTGTTCCAATAGTGATGTTGTGATTATCACTGCTGGAGCTCAGGTCAAGAAAGGGGATTCCCGGGAAAGCATTGCTCAAACAAACTCTAGAATTGTAGTGGATATCGTTCATCAATTGGAAAAATATACCCCCCAATCTATTCTCATATTTGTAACGAATCCTGTTGATGTTGTGACTTACTTTGCTATTAAGGAATCATCCTTTCCTGCTCACAGGGTTATGAGCTCAGGGACATTACTGGACACATCACGTTTAGCCTATCATTTGAGCAATCAATTTAAAATAGACCCAAAGAATATCAACGCCTTTGTCTTTGGTGAACATGGAAAAACCTGCTTTGTTCCTTGGTCCCTATGTAATATCTTTGGGAATAACCTTGACCAATTTACCAGTAACAACAATCTTCCTTCCTTGAACAAAGAAGAAATTGAAAAATATGTGATTGATTCTGGTTTTGATATCTTTCTCAAAAAAGGAAATACAAATCATGGAATAGCCGCCAGTATATACCGAATTGTTCGAGCTATTGCCGTTAATGAGAAATCAATACTTCCTGTTGGTGTCTACATAGAAGACTCTTATGGAATAAAGGACGTTGTTCTAGCATTACCCGCTGTTATTTCACAAAAGGGAATTGAACAAGTCCTTCAAATAAGCCTTACAAATGAGGAATTACAGAGGTTAGCACAGTCGGCTGATTTTCTCAAAACAACGATTAACAGTGTAAATCTCTAA
- a CDS encoding SDR family NAD(P)-dependent oxidoreductase — MNIIVTGSTKGIGRETAKLLIQQGHNVLINGRNEDQLKDQLLSLDSSKVIGIAADATNKSGIESIIDLATKKWSQIDGIILNAGHSMRGSFKDTDTAVWEQMYVSNLLGPVRFIQSTLPLLRESRAKVMFISSQGSLFGFPNVIPYSVFKSALIPLTEGLINEEPLVKWSIFFPGFTQNDKDKIIMDSRGHWVRHERKASFTQEKTAKAIVKAFYKKKVYNIMGLQGKILFRLSRIAPGLLFLYTKRKGAKFHSEVK, encoded by the coding sequence GTGAACATTATTGTTACAGGTTCCACAAAAGGAATTGGAAGAGAAACGGCAAAGCTATTGATTCAACAAGGTCATAATGTCCTGATTAATGGAAGAAATGAAGATCAACTTAAAGATCAGCTACTTAGTTTAGACAGTTCAAAAGTGATCGGTATAGCTGCAGATGCTACGAATAAATCGGGGATTGAATCAATTATTGATCTTGCAACAAAAAAGTGGTCACAAATTGATGGGATAATACTTAATGCGGGTCATTCAATGAGAGGGAGTTTTAAGGATACAGATACAGCCGTTTGGGAACAAATGTATGTATCTAACCTACTAGGCCCTGTCCGTTTTATTCAATCAACTCTTCCTCTCCTAAGAGAATCAAGAGCAAAAGTGATGTTCATTAGTTCACAAGGCTCATTGTTTGGTTTTCCTAATGTCATCCCTTACAGTGTCTTCAAGTCTGCCCTTATTCCCTTAACTGAAGGTTTGATTAATGAAGAACCTTTAGTTAAATGGTCTATATTCTTTCCAGGCTTTACTCAAAATGATAAGGATAAAATCATTATGGATTCCAGGGGGCATTGGGTCAGGCATGAACGCAAAGCAAGTTTCACTCAGGAAAAAACAGCAAAAGCTATTGTGAAGGCTTTTTACAAAAAGAAAGTATATAACATCATGGGTTTACAAGGTAAAATATTATTTAGACTTAGCCGGATTGCTCCTGGGCTTCTATTCCTATATACAAAAAGAAAAGGAGCTAAGTTCCATTCAGAAGTAAAATAA
- a CDS encoding sulfite exporter TauE/SafE family protein, whose amino-acid sequence MLFVMVLITSTISGIAGMGGGVLLLSVMLGFYPLNTLIPLHGTIQLFSNISRVSIHFKEIKWKYYSLYTAGAILGALLGFLFKPNLPENFLKIFIALFIIFITWKPKGKPSNAFFFPVGMGSTWLSLIIGSSGPILAPLFSDRGFTNRQILGTKAACQMMTHLFKVILYIYWGFALSQFWMELLISLPLVFIGNWIGGQLVRFLSPQVFNKVFKIGITLLCVKTLIQYILPLTR is encoded by the coding sequence ATGTTATTCGTTATGGTATTGATTACTTCAACTATTTCAGGAATTGCCGGAATGGGAGGAGGAGTTCTTCTCTTGAGTGTTATGTTAGGTTTCTATCCGCTAAATACTTTAATCCCACTCCATGGAACGATACAGTTATTTAGTAATATCTCTCGAGTTAGTATCCACTTTAAAGAAATCAAGTGGAAATATTATAGTCTATACACAGCAGGAGCTATTCTGGGAGCCCTTCTAGGATTCCTATTTAAGCCTAATCTACCAGAGAACTTTCTCAAAATCTTCATCGCTCTATTCATTATTTTTATTACATGGAAACCTAAAGGAAAGCCATCTAATGCCTTCTTTTTCCCTGTAGGTATGGGATCCACTTGGCTTTCGTTAATCATTGGATCTTCAGGACCTATACTGGCACCTCTCTTTTCAGATAGAGGATTTACTAATAGACAAATATTAGGAACAAAGGCAGCCTGTCAAATGATGACCCATTTGTTTAAAGTGATATTGTATATCTATTGGGGGTTCGCCCTATCTCAATTCTGGATGGAACTATTGATAAGTCTCCCCCTAGTGTTTATAGGAAATTGGATAGGGGGACAACTGGTTAGATTCCTCTCCCCTCAAGTATTCAATAAGGTATTCAAGATAGGCATTACCTTATTGTGTGTCAAAACCTTAATCCAGTATATACTTCCTTTGACAAGGTGA
- a CDS encoding chemotaxis protein CheD: protein MYRKYNAQLKANVLTIFAGETYVSSKQEILCTVLGSCVSVCLYDPVSKVGGMNHFMLPEDKSSSLKNEALAGESLVEKSMRYGITAMEVLIADMQKNGANRNTLRAKIFGGGNVISRNAQTESVGDKNIGFARAFLKSELIAIDSEDVGKDFGRKIFFLTGENSVFVRKVGLDQAVAEEQNYMKKLREIKRSNENVTLF from the coding sequence ATGTATAGAAAGTACAATGCTCAACTAAAGGCCAATGTTTTAACAATCTTTGCAGGTGAAACCTATGTTAGTTCCAAACAGGAAATACTTTGTACTGTTCTTGGTTCTTGTGTCTCAGTTTGTTTATATGATCCAGTATCTAAAGTGGGAGGTATGAACCACTTTATGCTTCCAGAAGATAAATCCTCTAGTCTTAAAAATGAAGCTTTAGCTGGAGAATCTTTAGTCGAAAAATCCATGAGATATGGCATTACCGCTATGGAGGTACTTATCGCTGATATGCAGAAAAACGGCGCCAATCGTAATACCTTGCGAGCTAAAATCTTTGGAGGTGGTAATGTAATATCCAGAAATGCCCAGACAGAATCGGTTGGTGACAAAAATATAGGATTTGCCAGGGCCTTTCTTAAGTCAGAGTTAATAGCCATTGATAGTGAGGATGTAGGAAAAGACTTTGGTAGGAAAATATTTTTTTTAACGGGAGAAAACTCCGTATTTGTAAGAAAAGTAGGTCTGGATCAAGCCGTGGCAGAAGAACAGAACTATATGAAAAAGCTACGTGAAATAAAACGAAGTAATGAGAATGTAACACTTTTTTAA
- a CDS encoding STAS domain-containing protein has translation MSTVIIGEELKIYTVEEIWAEIKKASKPVTLDMSQIKSIDCAGFQLILYCVRLKDDNPKDYIIKDFGESLFKCMEPYGYTNRGEIA, from the coding sequence ATGTCGACAGTCATAATAGGGGAAGAACTTAAAATATATACAGTGGAAGAAATATGGGCAGAAATAAAAAAGGCTTCCAAGCCTGTTACTTTGGACATGTCTCAAATAAAGTCTATTGACTGTGCTGGGTTTCAATTAATTTTATATTGTGTGCGATTAAAAGATGATAATCCAAAAGATTATATAATAAAAGATTTTGGAGAAAGTTTGTTTAAGTGTATGGAACCATACGGATATACAAATAGAGGAGAGATAGCATGA
- a CDS encoding protein-glutamate methylesterase/protein-glutamine glutaminase, with protein MVNVLIVDDSALVRKVLSEIINSVSDFNLVGTAHDPIFAIEKLKKQEVDVIILDVEMPRMDGLTFLDKLMRAKPTTVIVFSSLTEKNAALTLQAFELGAFDVLTKPENLLDLSNLKDDIIQKVRNGARKEVKNKLLNQFRKGLESLDKPENQKPVKLFTTNQKTTDKVIVIGSSTGGTVAIEAILKALPVDIPGIVVVQHMPVQYSAAFANRLDSKMALKVKVAENGERIMNGFVYLAAGEIHCQIRASGAKYYIEIVEGPRVNYHRPSVEPLFKSAAKNAGPNAIGIMLTGMGEDGSKAMREMKDAGSYNIVQDQDSSVVWGMPGKAYEYGAASALVPLNKIADHLCRVLKGEIK; from the coding sequence ATGGTTAATGTACTTATTGTAGATGATTCGGCTTTGGTTCGCAAAGTTCTAAGTGAGATCATCAACTCAGTATCTGACTTTAATTTAGTTGGTACGGCTCATGACCCTATCTTTGCTATTGAGAAATTAAAGAAGCAGGAAGTAGATGTTATTATACTAGATGTGGAAATGCCACGTATGGATGGATTGACCTTTTTAGACAAACTTATGAGAGCCAAACCAACAACGGTAATTGTCTTTTCATCTCTTACAGAGAAGAATGCTGCTCTTACTTTACAGGCTTTTGAGTTGGGGGCTTTTGATGTTCTTACAAAACCGGAAAACTTATTGGACCTGTCAAACTTAAAAGATGATATTATTCAGAAGGTTCGAAATGGAGCCAGAAAAGAAGTTAAAAATAAACTGCTTAATCAATTTAGAAAGGGGCTGGAAAGCCTGGACAAGCCGGAAAACCAAAAACCAGTAAAGCTATTCACAACGAACCAAAAAACAACAGACAAAGTAATTGTAATAGGATCTTCTACTGGAGGGACTGTTGCTATTGAAGCAATATTAAAAGCTCTTCCTGTAGATATTCCGGGTATTGTTGTCGTTCAGCATATGCCTGTTCAGTATTCTGCTGCATTTGCCAATAGACTTGATTCAAAAATGGCATTAAAGGTGAAGGTTGCAGAAAATGGTGAGCGTATTATGAATGGTTTCGTTTATTTGGCTGCTGGTGAAATTCATTGCCAAATTAGAGCGAGTGGGGCCAAATATTATATTGAGATAGTGGAGGGGCCTAGGGTTAATTATCATAGGCCTTCAGTAGAACCCCTTTTTAAATCAGCTGCAAAAAATGCCGGGCCTAATGCAATAGGAATTATGTTAACTGGTATGGGGGAAGATGGTTCAAAAGCTATGCGGGAAATGAAAGACGCCGGTAGTTACAACATCGTTCAAGATCAAGATTCAAGTGTTGTGTGGGGTATGCCAGGTAAAGCTTATGAATATGGTGCTGCCTCTGCATTAGTACCATTAAATAAAATAGCTGATCATCTTTGTCGTGTTTTAAAAGGAGAAATAAAATGA